Proteins encoded in a region of the Isoalcanivorax pacificus W11-5 genome:
- the gorA gene encoding glutathione-disulfide reductase produces the protein MSQQPPYDLVVIGAGSGGVRAARMAAGFGARVAILESRFLGGTCVNVGCVPKKMFAYASEFGELFALAKDYGFSVASPSFDWATLRDNKTREITRLNDIYRRLLVNAGVEIIEAHGQIIAPDQVRAGERVLYARHILIATGGRPFVPDVPGRELALVSDDLFSLPALPRTVAVVGGGYIATEFASILHGLGVTVHQFYRGELFLRGFDDDIRQFVARQMQAQGVALHFNTGVRRIEAMGDSRRLHLDNGETLDVDAVFYATGRVPNTEGLFAEGVSVRQRDNGAIEVDNGYRTSVPGLYALGDVTDRVQLTPVALAEGMWLARTLFADDKPAAYLNYENIATAVFCHPNIGTIGLTEQQASERYGKLRIYRSDFRPLRYTLGDSGARTLMKLIVDDASDKVVGLHMAGDEAGEIVQGFAVAITLGATKADFDRTLGIHPTAAEEFVTMR, from the coding sequence ATGTCTCAGCAACCCCCCTATGATCTGGTCGTGATTGGCGCCGGTTCCGGCGGCGTGCGCGCAGCGCGGATGGCCGCCGGCTTCGGTGCCCGCGTGGCGATCCTGGAGTCACGCTTCCTGGGCGGAACCTGCGTTAACGTGGGCTGCGTGCCGAAGAAGATGTTTGCCTATGCCAGTGAATTCGGCGAGCTGTTCGCGCTGGCAAAGGATTATGGCTTCAGCGTGGCCAGCCCGTCGTTCGACTGGGCGACTCTGCGTGACAACAAGACGCGCGAAATTACGCGTCTGAACGATATCTACCGTCGCCTGCTGGTCAATGCGGGCGTGGAAATTATTGAAGCCCATGGCCAGATCATTGCACCGGACCAGGTGCGCGCCGGCGAGCGGGTGCTGTATGCGCGCCATATCCTGATTGCCACGGGCGGGCGGCCATTTGTGCCGGACGTGCCGGGGCGTGAACTGGCGCTGGTCTCCGACGACCTGTTCTCGTTGCCCGCGCTGCCGCGCACGGTGGCGGTGGTGGGTGGCGGTTATATCGCGACCGAGTTTGCCTCGATCCTGCATGGCCTGGGTGTGACGGTGCACCAGTTCTATCGTGGCGAGCTGTTCCTGCGTGGCTTCGATGACGATATTCGCCAGTTTGTCGCCCGGCAGATGCAGGCACAGGGTGTGGCACTGCACTTCAATACCGGTGTCCGCCGCATTGAAGCGATGGGCGATAGCCGCAGGCTGCATCTGGACAACGGCGAGACACTCGATGTCGACGCCGTATTCTACGCCACCGGCCGGGTGCCAAATACCGAAGGGCTGTTTGCAGAAGGTGTGTCTGTGCGGCAGCGCGATAACGGGGCCATTGAGGTGGATAATGGTTACCGTACCTCGGTACCGGGCCTGTATGCGCTGGGAGACGTGACCGACCGCGTGCAACTGACGCCCGTGGCGCTGGCCGAGGGCATGTGGCTGGCGCGAACACTGTTTGCCGACGACAAACCGGCGGCGTATCTCAACTATGAGAATATTGCCACGGCGGTGTTCTGCCACCCGAACATCGGTACCATCGGCCTGACCGAGCAACAGGCCAGTGAACGCTACGGGAAGTTGCGCATCTACCGCAGCGATTTTCGGCCACTGCGCTACACGCTGGGTGACAGCGGCGCGCGGACCCTGATGAAACTGATCGTGGATGACGCCAGCGATAAAGTGGTGGGCCTGCACATGGCCGGCGACGAAGCCGGCGAGATCGTGCAGGGCTTTGCTGTGGCGATCACCCTGGGCGCCACCAAGGCAGACTTCGACCGCACGCTGGGCATTCACCCGACGGCGGCGGAAGAGTTTGTGACCATGCGGTGA
- a CDS encoding cytochrome P450, with the protein MSSSVPFSPIPVGSDLKPIPGDPGWPLVGLTLHLMRNPLGIARERYDRYGAASWTNAFGLRMVSLIGPDANEFVLLNKGDLFSNHQGWDYFIGRFFHRGIMLLDFEEHRWHRKIMQQAFKTDVLREYITRMGPGIHKGLDAWQPASGFLMLPAIKQLTLDLATDVFMGHSLGDEADQVNQAFVDTVRAGTAILRFNVPGGRWWRGLRGRRVLEAFFRRELPAKRRSQGHDLFSALCRAETEDGERFSDEDVVNHMIFLMMAAHDTTTITLCNMVYWLARHPEWQQRLRAESLALGKQALEYDDLAQLEGASLVMKEALRLCAPVPSIPRKTVRDAEFRGYHLPAGTLVSISPFFTHHMHEYWPEPERFDPERFAPDRREDKVHPYAWVPFGGGAHKCIGLHFAELQVKAVLHQLLQQFEWSVAPDYEMPLDMTSLPVPSDGLPVVLKRRA; encoded by the coding sequence ATGAGCAGCAGTGTGCCGTTCTCGCCGATTCCCGTCGGCAGTGACCTCAAACCCATTCCCGGCGACCCCGGCTGGCCACTGGTGGGTCTCACGCTGCACCTGATGCGCAATCCGCTCGGCATCGCCCGCGAGCGTTACGACCGTTACGGTGCGGCATCCTGGACCAACGCGTTCGGCCTGCGCATGGTCAGCCTGATCGGCCCGGACGCAAACGAATTCGTGCTGTTGAACAAAGGCGACCTGTTCTCCAATCACCAGGGCTGGGATTACTTCATTGGCCGCTTTTTCCATCGCGGCATCATGCTGCTGGATTTCGAAGAGCATCGCTGGCACCGGAAGATCATGCAGCAGGCGTTCAAGACCGACGTGCTGCGCGAGTACATCACCCGCATGGGGCCAGGCATTCATAAAGGCCTTGACGCCTGGCAACCGGCATCCGGCTTCCTGATGCTGCCAGCGATCAAGCAACTGACGCTGGACCTGGCCACGGATGTCTTCATGGGGCACAGCCTTGGCGACGAAGCTGATCAGGTAAACCAGGCCTTCGTCGACACCGTGCGGGCTGGCACGGCGATACTGCGCTTCAATGTGCCCGGCGGCCGCTGGTGGCGCGGCCTGAGAGGCCGTCGTGTGCTGGAGGCGTTCTTTCGCCGTGAGTTGCCGGCCAAGCGCCGCAGTCAGGGCCACGACCTGTTCAGTGCCCTGTGCCGGGCAGAAACTGAGGATGGCGAACGTTTCAGTGATGAAGACGTGGTCAACCACATGATCTTCCTGATGATGGCAGCCCACGACACGACCACCATCACCCTGTGCAACATGGTCTACTGGCTGGCGCGCCATCCCGAGTGGCAGCAACGCCTGCGCGCAGAAAGCCTGGCGCTGGGCAAGCAGGCCCTGGAATACGACGATCTGGCGCAACTGGAAGGGGCGTCGCTGGTGATGAAGGAAGCGCTGCGGCTGTGCGCACCGGTGCCGAGCATTCCGCGCAAGACCGTGCGCGACGCAGAATTCCGGGGCTACCACCTCCCGGCCGGCACACTGGTGTCGATCAGCCCGTTCTTCACCCACCACATGCACGAGTACTGGCCGGAGCCAGAACGGTTCGACCCGGAACGGTTCGCGCCGGACCGCCGGGAAGACAAAGTACATCCCTACGCCTGGGTGCCATTCGGCGGTGGTGCGCACAAGTGCATCGGGCTGCATTTCGCCGAGTTGCAGGTGAAGGCGGTGTTGCACCAGTTGCTGCAGCAATTTGAGTGGTCGGTGGCACCGGATTATGAGATGCCACTGGACATGACCAGCCTGCCGGTGCCGAGTGACGGTTTGCCTGTCGTCCTGAAACGCCGTGCCTGA
- a CDS encoding alpha/beta fold hydrolase: protein MSQPGLLKSGLRALRHAVERRRHPQRFILVDQTPWEEIFRDDIMSVRRYRLPAMDQITVDGEPVPVAGASARTPLLLVPALGIHAWTFDIMPNRSMVRYLMARGFDVYLLDWGRPSASQRDLHLDTYVNDWMPAAVRAVVQDSGASEISLLGYCMGGLLCMMYLGGHKDAPVANLVTIASPVDFHKSGAYGRLFSLVSVPALKAHAWFRLRLEPLDDSLFHIPANLLSLGFKLTNPPGVVASYLDLVRNISDRDYVTEYMTMGQWFNDMVDYPGAIVREVIEKMIIGNDIAGGHIRIGQRTARLADVRCNLLALAGSTDSIVTIRAARAVMGLVGAQDKRFEVVPGGHAGVFAGSKAPDHTWRLIADWLLPRSGRMRQRRPQPAA from the coding sequence ATGTCACAGCCAGGCTTGCTGAAATCCGGTTTGCGTGCCCTCCGGCACGCGGTCGAGCGGCGGCGTCATCCACAGCGTTTTATCCTGGTGGACCAGACGCCGTGGGAAGAGATCTTCCGCGACGACATCATGTCGGTGCGCCGCTACCGCCTGCCGGCCATGGACCAGATCACTGTGGACGGTGAGCCGGTCCCGGTGGCCGGCGCCTCGGCACGCACGCCCCTGCTGCTGGTACCGGCACTGGGTATCCATGCCTGGACCTTCGACATCATGCCCAATCGCAGCATGGTGCGTTACCTGATGGCACGCGGCTTTGACGTCTATCTGCTCGACTGGGGCCGCCCGTCCGCCTCGCAGCGCGACCTGCACCTGGATACCTACGTCAATGACTGGATGCCGGCCGCCGTGCGCGCGGTCGTGCAGGACAGCGGTGCCAGCGAGATCAGCCTGCTCGGTTACTGCATGGGTGGCCTGCTGTGCATGATGTACCTGGGCGGCCACAAGGACGCACCGGTAGCCAATCTGGTCACCATCGCCAGCCCGGTGGATTTCCACAAGAGCGGTGCCTACGGCCGTCTGTTCAGCCTGGTCAGTGTGCCGGCGCTGAAAGCGCACGCCTGGTTCAGGCTGCGTCTGGAACCGCTGGACGACAGCCTGTTCCACATTCCTGCCAACCTGCTCTCCCTCGGCTTCAAGCTGACCAACCCGCCCGGTGTGGTGGCCTCGTACCTGGACCTGGTGCGCAATATCAGTGATCGCGATTACGTCACTGAGTACATGACCATGGGCCAGTGGTTCAACGATATGGTGGATTACCCCGGCGCCATCGTGCGCGAGGTGATCGAGAAGATGATCATCGGCAACGATATTGCCGGCGGCCACATCCGGATCGGCCAGCGCACCGCCCGGCTCGCCGATGTGCGCTGCAACCTGCTGGCACTGGCCGGCAGTACTGACAGCATCGTCACCATCCGGGCAGCGCGGGCGGTAATGGGCCTGGTGGGTGCACAGGACAAGCGCTTTGAGGTGGTGCCCGGCGGGCATGCCGGCGTGTTTGCCGGCAGCAAGGCGCCGGATCATACCTGGCGCCTGATCGCTGACTGGTTGCTGCCGCGCTCCGGGCGGATGCGGCAGCGCAGGCCTCAGCCGGCAGCCTGA
- a CDS encoding FMN-binding glutamate synthase family protein — MLSPELQGIVESLASLAMLLFFATLLILTLIAVGMWLQDRFFQTQHTLRRNYPLIGRFRYVLEHLGEFFRQYFFAMDREELPFNRAQRAWVYRAAKNLSTMVPFGSTKHILVPGRVVFLNAPYPTLDKDVAETLPLMIGPYCDKPYVARSLHNISGMSFGALSKPAVRALSRGASQAGCWLNTGEGGLSPWHLEGGADLVFQIGTARYGVRDAEGELSDQRLRDIAGHQQVKMFEIKLSQGAKPGKGGILPGAKVTPEIAAIRGIPVGKASISPNRHPDVANGEQLLDLIERVRRVTGKPVGIKTVVGTWDWLEDLFLMISQRGPQSAPDFITVDSGDGGTGAAPMALMDDVGLHLAEALPLLVDLRDGYGLHDRIRIIASGKLITPNMVAWAIALGADICTSARGYMFALGCIQAMQCHRNTCPTGVTTHDPALQRGLVPADKARRVAQYHNNLVKEVEVIAHACGVSEPRQLRRHHARVVMGAGTVALDQVWPNVPSGHYLAHGRRAELEKRHRIPLVEEASLPPPE; from the coding sequence ATGTTGTCACCGGAGCTGCAGGGGATCGTCGAAAGTCTGGCCTCGCTGGCCATGCTGCTGTTCTTTGCCACGCTGCTTATTCTCACGCTGATTGCGGTCGGCATGTGGTTACAGGACCGCTTTTTCCAGACCCAGCACACCCTGCGCCGCAACTATCCGCTGATCGGACGCTTTCGCTATGTCCTGGAGCACCTGGGCGAGTTCTTCCGCCAGTATTTCTTCGCGATGGACCGCGAGGAACTGCCGTTCAACAGAGCACAGCGCGCCTGGGTGTACCGGGCGGCCAAGAACCTCTCGACCATGGTGCCGTTCGGGTCCACCAAACACATCCTGGTGCCTGGCCGCGTGGTGTTCCTGAATGCGCCGTACCCCACGCTGGACAAGGACGTGGCGGAAACCCTGCCGCTGATGATCGGGCCTTATTGCGATAAACCCTATGTAGCGCGTTCGCTGCACAATATTTCCGGCATGAGCTTTGGCGCGCTGTCCAAACCCGCCGTGCGTGCGCTGTCGCGTGGTGCAAGCCAGGCGGGTTGCTGGCTCAACACCGGCGAGGGTGGCCTCTCGCCCTGGCATCTGGAAGGCGGTGCCGACCTGGTATTCCAGATCGGCACGGCACGCTACGGTGTGCGCGATGCGGAAGGCGAACTCAGCGACCAGCGCCTGCGCGACATCGCCGGCCACCAGCAGGTGAAGATGTTCGAGATCAAGCTCAGTCAGGGCGCCAAACCGGGCAAGGGGGGGATTTTGCCCGGCGCGAAAGTGACGCCGGAGATCGCCGCCATTCGGGGTATCCCGGTGGGGAAGGCGTCGATCAGCCCGAACCGCCATCCGGACGTGGCCAACGGGGAACAGTTGCTGGATCTGATTGAGCGTGTGCGTCGTGTGACGGGCAAGCCGGTGGGTATCAAGACAGTGGTCGGCACCTGGGACTGGCTTGAGGACCTGTTCCTGATGATCAGCCAGCGTGGCCCCCAGTCGGCACCGGATTTCATTACGGTGGACAGTGGCGACGGGGGAACAGGCGCCGCGCCGATGGCGCTGATGGACGACGTCGGGCTGCATCTGGCGGAGGCGCTGCCGCTGCTGGTCGATCTCCGGGATGGCTACGGCCTGCATGACCGTATCCGCATTATTGCCTCGGGCAAACTGATCACGCCAAACATGGTCGCCTGGGCGATTGCCCTGGGCGCAGATATTTGCACCTCGGCGCGCGGCTATATGTTTGCACTGGGTTGCATCCAGGCGATGCAGTGCCATCGCAATACCTGTCCCACTGGCGTCACCACCCATGACCCGGCATTGCAGCGGGGGCTGGTGCCGGCGGACAAGGCGCGCCGTGTCGCGCAGTACCACAATAATCTGGTCAAGGAAGTGGAAGTGATCGCCCATGCCTGTGGTGTCAGCGAGCCGCGCCAGCTGCGCCGGCACCATGCGCGGGTCGTGATGGGGGCCGGGACCGTGGCGCTGGATCAGGTCTGGCCGAATGTCCCGTCCGGGCACTACCTTGCCCACGGCCGGCGCGCGGAACTGGAAAAGCGTCACCGTATTCCGCTGGTGGAAGAAGCGTCCCTGCCGCCGCCGGAGTGA
- the ppsA gene encoding phosphoenolpyruvate synthase yields the protein MAEYVVWFERLGKGDVETVGGKNASLGEMISNLAAAGVSVPGGFATTAQAYRDFLEHNDLTRKINDALDKLDVNDVVALAETGAEIRRWVAEAPFQPELEQQIRDAFAQISDGNAELAVAVRSSATAEDLPDASFAGQQETFLNIRGVENVLVAVKEVFASLFNDRAISYRVHQGFDHAGVALSAGIQRMVRSETGAAGVMFTLDTESGFRDVVFITASYGLGEMVVQGAVNPDEFYVHKKTLLNKRPSILRRNLGSKLQKMIYGSEASAGKSVQIVDVSREDRMRFALTDAQVEDLSRQAIEIEKHYGHPMDIEWALDGDDNKMYIVQARPETVKSRSDVSVMERYLLKQKGKVLVEGRAIGQRIGAGPVRIVNNIKEMERVQDGDVLVTDMTDPDWEPVMKRASAIITNRGGRTCHAAIIARELGVPAIVGCGDATELLSDGQMVTASCAEGDTGKIYEGRLEFEIQRNSIESMPKLPFKIMMNVGNPDRAFDFATLPNQGVGLARLEFIINRMIGVHPKALLNYDSLPRELQQTVDKRIAGYTSPVDFYVEKLVEGISTLAAAFHPEKVIVRLSDFKSNEYANLIGGKLYEPEEENPMLGFRGASRYISENFRDCFELECRALKKVREQMGFTNVEVMVPFVRTVGEAEHAIELLAKNGLKRGEDGLRIIMMCELPTNALLADDFLKHFDGYSIGSNDLTQLTLGLDRDSGIVSHLFDERDPAVKKLLSMAIEACNKAGKYIGICGQGPSDHPDLAKWLMEQGISSVSLNPDSVLGTWFYLAEKHGK from the coding sequence TTGGCGGAGTACGTAGTCTGGTTTGAACGCCTGGGCAAAGGCGACGTGGAAACGGTCGGGGGCAAAAATGCGTCCCTGGGCGAAATGATCAGCAATCTGGCGGCCGCAGGGGTGTCTGTCCCGGGCGGATTCGCCACCACGGCGCAGGCCTATCGCGATTTCCTTGAGCACAACGACCTGACCCGCAAGATCAACGATGCGCTCGACAAGCTCGACGTCAATGACGTGGTGGCTCTGGCCGAGACTGGCGCCGAGATCCGTCGCTGGGTCGCCGAAGCACCGTTCCAGCCGGAACTGGAGCAGCAGATTCGTGACGCCTTCGCGCAGATCAGTGACGGCAATGCCGAGCTGGCTGTGGCGGTGCGTTCCTCCGCCACCGCAGAGGACCTGCCGGATGCCTCGTTCGCGGGCCAGCAGGAAACCTTCCTCAACATTCGAGGCGTCGAGAACGTGCTGGTAGCGGTCAAGGAAGTGTTTGCTTCCCTGTTCAACGACCGTGCCATTTCCTATCGTGTCCACCAGGGCTTCGACCATGCCGGTGTGGCGCTGTCCGCCGGCATCCAGCGGATGGTGCGCTCCGAAACCGGCGCCGCCGGCGTGATGTTCACCCTGGATACCGAGTCGGGTTTCCGTGATGTGGTGTTCATCACTGCCTCCTATGGCCTCGGCGAAATGGTCGTGCAGGGCGCGGTGAACCCGGACGAGTTCTACGTCCACAAAAAGACCCTGCTGAACAAGCGGCCGTCTATCCTGCGCCGCAATCTGGGCTCCAAGCTGCAGAAGATGATCTACGGCAGCGAAGCCAGTGCCGGCAAGTCGGTGCAGATCGTCGACGTCAGCCGCGAAGACCGCATGCGCTTTGCGCTGACGGATGCCCAGGTGGAAGACCTGTCCCGCCAGGCCATCGAGATCGAGAAACACTACGGCCACCCGATGGACATCGAGTGGGCGCTGGACGGTGACGACAACAAGATGTACATCGTGCAGGCGCGTCCGGAGACGGTAAAGAGCCGCTCTGACGTGTCGGTCATGGAGCGTTACCTGCTCAAGCAGAAAGGCAAGGTGCTGGTCGAAGGCCGCGCCATTGGCCAGCGCATTGGCGCAGGTCCGGTTCGTATTGTGAACAATATCAAGGAGATGGAGCGGGTTCAGGACGGCGATGTGCTGGTCACCGACATGACCGACCCGGATTGGGAGCCGGTCATGAAGCGCGCCTCTGCGATCATCACCAACCGCGGCGGCCGTACCTGCCACGCGGCCATTATCGCCCGCGAGCTGGGTGTGCCGGCCATCGTCGGCTGTGGCGATGCCACGGAACTGCTGAGCGACGGTCAGATGGTCACCGCTTCCTGTGCCGAGGGTGATACCGGCAAGATCTACGAAGGTCGGCTGGAATTCGAGATCCAGCGCAACTCCATCGAGTCGATGCCGAAACTGCCGTTCAAGATCATGATGAACGTCGGCAACCCGGACCGCGCGTTTGACTTCGCCACACTGCCGAACCAGGGCGTCGGCCTGGCACGCCTGGAATTCATCATCAATCGCATGATCGGCGTGCACCCGAAAGCACTGCTCAACTACGACAGCCTGCCGCGCGAACTGCAGCAGACCGTCGACAAGCGTATTGCCGGCTACACCAGCCCGGTGGACTTCTATGTCGAGAAACTGGTCGAGGGCATCAGCACCCTGGCGGCGGCGTTCCACCCGGAGAAGGTGATCGTGCGGCTGTCGGACTTCAAGTCCAACGAGTACGCGAACCTGATCGGCGGCAAGCTGTACGAGCCGGAAGAAGAAAACCCGATGCTGGGCTTCCGTGGTGCGTCCCGTTACATCAGCGAAAACTTCCGCGACTGCTTCGAGCTGGAATGCCGCGCGCTGAAGAAAGTGCGCGAGCAAATGGGCTTCACCAATGTGGAAGTGATGGTGCCGTTCGTACGCACTGTGGGCGAGGCCGAGCACGCGATCGAGCTGCTGGCCAAAAATGGCCTCAAGCGTGGCGAAGACGGCCTGCGCATCATCATGATGTGCGAGTTGCCGACCAATGCGCTGCTGGCTGATGACTTCCTGAAGCACTTCGACGGCTATTCGATTGGCTCCAATGATCTGACCCAGCTTACCCTGGGCCTGGACCGTGACTCGGGCATCGTCAGCCATTTGTTCGATGAACGTGACCCGGCGGTGAAGAAGCTGCTGAGCATGGCCATCGAAGCCTGCAACAAGGCCGGCAAATACATTGGCATCTGCGGTCAGGGGCCGTCTGACCATCCGGACCTGGCCAAATGGCTGATGGAGCAGGGCATTTCCAGCGTGTCCCTGAACCCGGATTCGGTGTTGGGCACCTGGTTCTATCTGGCCGAGAAACACGGCAAGTAA
- a CDS encoding PaaI family thioesterase, whose protein sequence is MDALKTLVESCRRGETPYQMLIERVPYARFLGIEAVARGEELLFILPKSDTNLGNPTLPALHGGAVAGFLEQAAIIFLLLEMGEPRVPKTIDFTMDYLRAGHFRDTFAECRVTRLGRRVANVHISAWQVRRAEPIAIARAHFLLSEETASD, encoded by the coding sequence ATGGATGCCCTGAAAACCCTGGTGGAAAGCTGCCGCCGCGGCGAAACCCCGTACCAGATGCTGATCGAGCGCGTACCCTATGCCCGCTTTCTCGGTATTGAGGCCGTGGCGCGCGGCGAAGAGCTGTTGTTCATCCTGCCGAAATCAGACACCAATCTGGGCAACCCGACCCTGCCGGCCCTGCATGGCGGCGCCGTGGCCGGCTTTCTGGAGCAGGCGGCGATCATCTTTCTGCTGCTGGAGATGGGCGAGCCGCGCGTGCCGAAGACCATCGACTTCACCATGGACTATCTGCGCGCCGGGCATTTTCGTGACACCTTTGCCGAGTGTCGGGTGACGCGCCTTGGCCGGCGAGTGGCCAATGTCCATATCAGTGCCTGGCAGGTGCGCCGAGCAGAGCCTATCGCCATTGCCCGGGCTCACTTTCTATTGTCTGAAGAAACAGCCTCAGATTAG
- a CDS encoding lytic transglycosylase domain-containing protein — translation MAHFRLTALITGLLAVSLPGYAEADTIYKFRSPDGTMLFTDRQEMPSGYELLSVRKGWSYTPRALSADLRDLYDPEIRLASHSYGVEPGLIKAVIHAESLFDRNATSRVGAQGLMQLMPQTASFLEVSNSFDPRQNIAGGTRFLSYLMERFDNIEHVLAAYNAGEGNVRRYGGIPPFDETRRYVKKVLELLPRYREHFSGVEQTLAVR, via the coding sequence ATGGCACACTTCAGACTGACCGCGCTGATCACCGGACTGCTTGCAGTCTCGCTGCCCGGCTATGCCGAGGCCGACACCATCTACAAGTTCCGCAGCCCCGACGGCACCATGCTGTTCACCGACCGCCAGGAAATGCCGTCCGGCTATGAGTTGCTCAGCGTCCGCAAGGGCTGGAGCTACACACCACGTGCGCTGTCCGCCGACCTGCGCGACCTGTACGACCCGGAAATCCGCCTGGCCTCGCACAGCTACGGTGTGGAACCTGGCCTGATCAAGGCGGTGATCCATGCAGAGTCCCTGTTCGACCGCAACGCCACCTCCCGTGTCGGTGCCCAGGGCCTGATGCAGCTGATGCCGCAGACCGCCTCTTTTCTGGAAGTCTCCAATTCCTTTGACCCACGCCAGAACATCGCCGGCGGCACCCGTTTCCTCAGCTACCTGATGGAACGCTTCGACAACATCGAGCACGTGCTGGCAGCCTACAACGCCGGTGAAGGCAACGTACGCCGTTATGGCGGGATACCGCCGTTCGATGAAACCCGTCGCTATGTGAAAAAGGTGCTGGAGCTGCTGCCGCGCTACCGCGAGCATTTCTCCGGTGTCGAACAGACCCTGGCCGTGCGCTGA
- a CDS encoding ParA family protein, giving the protein MRRVVFNQKGGVGKSSITVNLAAISASQGLRTLVLDLDPQCNASQYLLGMAAYHDGDGPTPNVGTFFAQTLSFRLKEKDPQEYVHATAFENLFVLPSNPELGEIEHMLESKHKIYKLRSLVKALEREFDVIYIDTPPAYNFYTLSALIAAERVLIPFDCDAFSRKALYTLLDNIREARDDHNDSLEVEGIVVNQFQPRARLPQQLVDSLTEEGLPIIGSYLSASVVMRESHDQCKPLVHLAPRHKLTEEFTALHNALARV; this is encoded by the coding sequence ATGCGTCGAGTGGTGTTCAACCAGAAGGGCGGGGTGGGGAAGTCCAGCATTACGGTCAATCTGGCCGCGATCAGTGCCAGCCAGGGGCTGCGTACCCTGGTGCTTGATCTGGACCCGCAATGCAACGCCAGCCAGTACCTGCTTGGCATGGCGGCCTACCATGACGGCGACGGGCCGACCCCGAATGTGGGCACTTTCTTTGCGCAAACGCTTTCCTTCCGCCTGAAGGAAAAGGATCCGCAGGAATATGTGCACGCCACGGCCTTCGAGAACCTGTTCGTGCTGCCCTCGAATCCCGAGTTGGGCGAGATCGAGCACATGCTGGAAAGCAAGCACAAGATCTACAAGCTGCGTTCATTGGTCAAGGCGCTGGAGCGCGAGTTCGATGTCATCTATATCGACACACCGCCAGCCTATAACTTCTACACGCTGTCAGCCCTGATTGCCGCCGAACGGGTGCTGATTCCGTTCGACTGCGATGCCTTCTCGCGGAAGGCGCTGTATACGCTGCTGGATAACATCCGCGAAGCCCGTGACGACCACAACGACAGCCTGGAAGTAGAAGGCATTGTGGTGAACCAGTTCCAGCCGCGCGCGCGGTTGCCGCAGCAGCTGGTCGACAGCCTGACCGAAGAAGGCCTGCCGATCATCGGCAGCTATCTGTCCGCCAGCGTGGTGATGCGTGAATCCCATGACCAGTGCAAGCCGCTGGTACACCTCGCTCCCCGGCACAAGCTGACGGAAGAATTCACTGCGTTGCACAACGCCCTGGCGCGCGTCTGA
- a CDS encoding PaaI family thioesterase, whose protein sequence is MTSPDAPGYTRLDICKRFVASVKHSTLLGLDVLEAGEDNVRVRMPYQDKLVGNPDTGVTHGGAIFALMDQAGGLANACLIFPDFEITPTIDMRVDHLRAPRPGHAVVCEAQCYRLSQHVAFVRMSVFEESTDQEPASDDLLATGLATYMRMKLPGASKVVN, encoded by the coding sequence GTGACTTCACCGGACGCCCCCGGGTACACCCGCCTGGATATCTGCAAGCGCTTTGTCGCCTCCGTCAAACACTCCACGCTGCTTGGCCTCGATGTGCTCGAGGCGGGCGAGGACAACGTGCGCGTGCGCATGCCATACCAGGACAAGCTGGTTGGCAACCCGGACACCGGCGTCACCCATGGTGGCGCCATCTTCGCCCTGATGGACCAGGCCGGTGGCCTGGCCAATGCCTGTCTGATCTTCCCCGACTTTGAGATCACCCCGACCATCGACATGCGCGTGGACCACCTGCGGGCACCGCGCCCGGGCCACGCGGTGGTGTGCGAAGCGCAGTGCTACCGGCTCAGCCAGCATGTGGCCTTCGTGCGCATGTCAGTGTTCGAGGAGAGTACCGACCAGGAGCCGGCCAGCGACGACCTGCTGGCCACGGGCCTGGCCACCTACATGCGCATGAAACTTCCCGGTGCCAGCAAGGTGGTGAATTGA
- a CDS encoding Rieske (2Fe-2S) protein — translation MFQRLLRLDQLHDGLKARFRLGRHELLLVCVGTEVFILDARCPHAGADLGRGSLSGYQLRCPGHGQTFDVRAGGRAGQPARYPVVYDGQWLGVEL, via the coding sequence TTGTTTCAGCGCTTGCTGCGGCTTGATCAACTCCACGACGGCCTCAAGGCCCGCTTTCGGCTGGGACGGCATGAGCTGCTGCTGGTCTGCGTGGGCACGGAGGTGTTCATCCTGGATGCGCGTTGCCCCCATGCGGGTGCCGATCTCGGGCGTGGTTCATTAAGCGGCTATCAGTTGCGCTGTCCCGGGCACGGGCAAACATTTGATGTGCGCGCGGGTGGCCGGGCCGGGCAACCGGCGCGCTACCCGGTGGTTTATGACGGGCAATGGCTGGGGGTTGAGCTGTGA